The following nucleotide sequence is from Dunckerocampus dactyliophorus isolate RoL2022-P2 chromosome 7, RoL_Ddac_1.1, whole genome shotgun sequence.
ctgcactcggcaccagtaacaaccttcatatCATTAGCATATACTATGACATCATAGTTAGCCTTTCTACTGATTTCAATTCTAAAAAGGTGGGGGTTAACATATGTAACTGGCGAGGGGAAACCACATTCAGTAATTCTCTGTGCATCTATGTTTGCGTTGGTCAAAAATGCACACTGAGGCATCCCTCCACCTAATGTCAGTCTGTGTTCCTCGTTGACTAACCCACATACCTCAGTGACTAACATGTGACAGAaggtttccaaaaataaatgtgCAGCCCATAACAGCTGCATAATATagtctactgtacatgcttgacacTGATCACACACTGTCTCTCTTGTTAAGAGGCATCTGCCTCATTTGCCATCTCTactggaatttccccttgtgggactaataaaggtaTATGTCATTTACTTGTGCAAATGCTAAAAGACTTGGAATAATGTGCATTCATAAATTACCTGCTTAAGTAGTAgaaataattgattaatttgactcttgaagcaattgaggctAAGTGGTGTATAATTTCTATTAACATGTTGATTCAGTCTGAACAAATTTGCGGTCTAAGAAATGACGTGGCATCATAAGTTGAGCTACGTTCACAATATGGCAACTCCTCCCGGCACATACAGTACGGCATTGGCAGTGGAACAGCACTGACAGTgtaacaggagttcagaacatccaGAGCAAGATTCTCCAATCCCAGTAACAATGATTCATTGTTCATTTCCCACCATAGTCAAACTTTTGAAGTTACCAGGTGCATTGCAAACCCCTAATTTGTCCATCTTATGTTGCAAACCCGTCTTTGTCCAACTACTCGAATCGTTCCACCAtatctctgctttttttctaaataCATAATTAGCCTTCAAGtaatagaggaaaaaaaagagcaaactcCCTTTGGCAGCAGTGCACAGTAAGTGGCTGACCACGGGAAGTTTTACTATGGATAATTTCTGTGATGGCAGTCCTGGGTGGGGAGGTTTCATTTGCAACCGTTTCATATTTTCCGATCTTTTGAGACACAGAAGGGTACAGTCAAATGCTTTGCCATTTATTTTTCTGATACAAATTTCACCCAAATATTCTTCCACCTGATCAGTAGTTAAACACCGCAGCCAGCAACCCCTCCACAACTAGTGCTCCTGTGTGCACAGACATGCAGGTCAACACAAACGGGAGATGTGGTAGCCAATAATTATGTCTGGGTGTGTGCTAAAGACAGTAATACCATACTTTATATATCTTCCAAATCTACCCGCTGTCTTCCTGTGGCTGGGTTTTTACAGCTGAACAGACAGAAAAAGGAGGCTGAAAAGACCTCTTTAAAAACGTAGCAAGCCAGCGCAGCAATAAAGCGAGAAAGTTAGTCAAAGTGAGGGTGCAGATGGTAGATTGCCACAAAGTCATCTGATTAAAGTCATCTTagatgtttatgactttctcaacATGGTTTGTCTCAATGAAAATATCGATAAAAATGTTAACAGCTCTGTTAGGTACTTTGAAGAATACAAGcagaaataaactttttttttgtttgattgccCCTAATTGCTCTGGGAGCGatatgtgactttttaaaaagaagTTGCAGTCAGTTACAATCCAAAGACAGTTACTATCTGGACTTTGTGTacagtgcatatgacaataaaactcttgaatcttgaaaacctTTATGAGCTGTGTTCCAGCTGTATTGAACAGTGTAATAAAAGGTACAACTCCCAGccaagacaaaaacaacataacGGAAGGTGAGCTGTCATGGTGCCGTGCCATAATACGGACTGCAATGTCACACCTTGAACGAATGAAAAGTTAACGGTCTGGTATCACCAAAAGGCAGACTTTTCAGTGAGGAGAATTAGACCATAACTTTGGTGACCTCATCAGCATTGATTATCTCAGCAATTAATGAATAAAcggtaaattagcaaaaattacatttatagttcatagcGCCAGCCACTACAAATTAGcttgcagctcagcctcatttccggaagtgacatcattgcggtaacacctctcagctaaagcatatatttttcatcaaaatagtagtcatgctaaaacattgtcttgctgctggatgttcatagtattCGAGTGATcctgtgttttcttttccaaaagaggaagacaACAATAGACAAAGCAAGTGAAGAGAACAGAGACAGAAGGATGTCCCCCTCAAGTTCTGTTCTTTGAAGTGATAATTTCACTGATGGCTGCTTCGAAGGAACACCGTTacaagaaacatttggaaaaaggATATTCCGCCTGTACACAggaacaaatataaaaacaaggGAAGAATGACCACtgtgtcaaagttgccacagagcAGAGTACGTCATGTCTTGTCTATATAATGTCTTTTaataaacatcttttgacagcaatgtttactgtggggggcgGCGGCAAACATTTATCCACATATACAATCAAACAGCCTATAAAAACCCCTTTGCACTCATTAAGCCAATTTAAAGCAATTGAAgaataagcaactccagagccatttacacttaccattctgtgttttgaaggtgaccaatcttcacctccatgtcttaaggcttaactCCAtcagttctctatttcatctccaaatgtttcttcctccttgaAAGCTactgacacatcgctcaaatcttcacTATAATCACTGCAAACATCCTCTGTCGCATATGCCGCTATGTGATAGTACCCTGTTggcgtcacttccagaaatgaggctgaactgcaaGAGCTAGCTCATCATTGCTCAGgctatgaactataaatgtaatttgtgTGAATTTAgagtttgctttcaaaaatctaacaatgtagaacatatgtaaaaacaatatataacatttaatatataacatatttaagcaacgtTGATTCAAGGACTCTTTAACATGTTACAGGCAGTGTTGATTAGAGTATGCTCATGACTCAGTCAATGACACATAAGCATACACAATGTCAAATCTGAATGACTGTAGGAAACTTAGCCGAGTGTAATTCTCCCGCAACGTTGAGCCAGGAGATGACCACAAGTAGCCACAATTATACTGTAAGTAAGCAGtcttcataataaaataaatgtcagaGAAAGACTCTCCAAAGTTTTTGCTCATTTTGCTTTAAATAAACCAAACACGTCACATGCAAAAACACCCCAAAGCAGGCCTGtccaaagtgctgaaaataactgaattcatgGGACAAGATGACCAGCAGCAGGTtcaccgactgctctctcacttggagcccacctacgtgcatggctcaggtggtagagtggtcgtctctcaatctgaaggttgtgggttagatcctccgtcctcccgtgatcgtgtgGAAGtctccttgggcaagatactgaacccccagtgtTCCTGATGCTGCGCCATCAGTAGTTAAATGTGcaaacagtgtcaaagcgctttgagtgccttggaggtggaaaagtgcgatacaagtgaaagaccatttaccattttaccagaataaacttgtgGAAAAATCTCATTTCAGCAGCATTCAGATGAAAtatatagagttgaaatataaattaaaaaaattagagtcataatatgagaaaaaaaaagtagtattgggaaaattagggtggggaaaaaagttatattataggAATATAGAAAACATATGATGACAAAGTATTATGAGTAGAAAATTTAGGAAGGttatataagaagaaagttgaaatatttgcaaaataaaaaaaaaaacagcataaatgggaaaaaaagagccaagaccaaagttcatactaatatgacgctttttcacctatatgaaaAAGCTGAGATGCGGTTCTTctgatgcagctcttgtattgaaCTTTTTTGCAAGATATCAAAGTggaccttgcatcctttcattttcagtatgttgcccctggtggaaaaggtttggacacccctgccttaaaatAATATGGGGGTAATTCTGTTAACTGCACTAATAAAATGATTTGAGAAGCACATTCTAGTTTCAGTCCACTTAATCAGATATTTACCACTATATGTAACAGCTGCTGACTTCATAGAGAGTTCCTCCCGTTTGCACACAATAGTATCGTGACTACTGTATCATTGGAGCTGTATCGAAAATGTAATCTAACAGTGCGTGTTATTGTAATGTGTGTACAACTGCACCACATCATACTGACAActgttttgtaatattttgtttgcCTCATTAAGCTAATAGATGACAGTAAATGTCACCAGGAGGAAAAACTAAACTGAGGGCCTGAAGACACAGTTCAATATCTCACACAAGGCGGAATGTCAGCGGATCTAGGACTCCCATCAACCCATTTAAAAATCACAAATTATGGGTGCGCGCATAGAAGTTCAGCCTTGTCCGAAGGGAGGCAGGGCGCCACAAATGAATTTGGACTGCCAGAGATACATTAAGCACtacctttttaaacatttatttatgtactAAGATTTGTCGCTGCCTGTCCACTAGggttgtaaatctctttgtgaaaTACGATTCGATACACATCTACATCCACAGGTTACAATACGATTCAAACCTATATTTTAGAAACAGAAGGATTCGATACGATTGGATCCAATtattgttacatttgttgattaatctaacattataaaataaagaagtaaatTCTAGTGACAttactacagtattttcaaatgcgtAGAAGAGCACagcatatccccaagcatgctgtacggcagggggtccccaaccaccgggcaagaaattttaagaagaaaataaaacacttaatacattttaaattgtaaatagctacagcaaattgtatgtaaataaatgtcaatttcgattgatattaaaaaaatatacagttttgcatgtttatgttgtttgctgCGAGTGGCGACCTGTCCCACTATGTCcgatggtccttgaatgcaccatataactttctcccacgctagACTACTAtatttttcccgtttttctttcacctcatttgTAGTAAGATTTGGTatggtaagatttgatgacgttattgagtgctaatgtgcatatttggttggtccacaacctcaagttaaatCATGGTAGTACACACACAGCGGCGTAaaatctctctgaaaaacaaaccccaagctcgtactggtggatggttcatttagtgcttttaatttgaagttgttcctgtcttagttttacacaatacatagtAAGATAGATCAGATCTTTAAAGTAACTTCTGCCAACAATTTACATCCATTCCcgtcttcagtcatggaaaTCTACGGCGCATTTGCGACAATCCTTTCGCCAGCAGCCCCGGCTCTCGCGTTGTTTGAGATGCACTGTCATTCGGTTGCTAGTCTTGAGATACACGGTGCATGTCCCTAGAATAGATTAAGCTAagaatttatggctgattcCTATCGATCCAGGAGACTGCTACCGGTGCGACCATTGCGACCGTATCTCACGCTCGTCAAACCAGATATCCGGTCGGGTCCgtttattgttcacaacccTACTGTTCACGCTCAatcacaaacacattttcatgggAATGTCTGAGTGTCTGGTCGTTACAACTCTGtgcagtagatggcattgtaactctGCGTCTGACCACACCTCATTAGCACATACCACAACTGACCAGTCACGCATTGTAACACATCTGTTCATTAATATAGTGAGGTATTagattatctttaaaatcagcacatACTTACATGGAGCCAACCATCATAAGGCAATACCTTCATGTTGGTAAATaagttaaaaacatgagataatgtcacacatttcttgTGACACAAAAATAAAGCTGTTTTACCTGTTCCCATgggagtttttgaaaatctccactctaACCAGAGTAGTGCATCATGGCCACTGATGCAAATTAAATGATTTTGTCATCTTTTGTAAGTATTTGTCTATTATACAGTGTTCCACAACCTATTAACCCCACTATCACACATTCAGATTTTTTCTTTCCATAGTAGAAAGTGGTGCAATGTGTTAATCTGAtaaactctaaattgcccatgggtatgaatgtgactgtgaatggttgtttctttatgtgtttatgtgccatAAGGtcagggtggaccccgcctcttGTCATGTCAGCTGGAAAGCAGtattaaaaatggatggatcaaagtacagtattttctaTTACACTACTAACATAGTGGACACCTATCaattatacagtaaatatatctACTTTTCTCAACCAGCTGGTGTTTGCCATCACCTGCCACACCCTGAACACAACAATAAAGAGACACTTTGGACAGCACCAACAGTCAGTGATATGCATTCTGTATATCTGTAATAGACCTTGTTCCCTTTCTCCGCAACCAAAGACACAATTAAACTAAGTGTGGCTGGCTTATAGAGAAAAgactgagggggaggggggcaggTTCATCCTGGCCATGCTGGAACTCTCTGTTGTCAGGACACTAGCTGCATACACTCAATGCCATCAACACAATACTGTAATCCTATATCGCTATGTACTACATGACAATGTTTTCTTGCCCATTAAAGTCAaactatggagaaaactcaatGTACCGCGTTAATCCACATTAACAACAATGAATAAACATAACTAACTGTCCAATACTTTAACCAAAACACACATGTGCTACTACTAATTGCTTTTCAATGACTTACCCAGAAATCGGTTCTGAAGATTCTGTCATTGCGGTGAAATCCAGTTTGAGGAGAAGATTGCGGCGCTCAAGATGTGCTCCAAAGCTCCGCTACTTATCCTAAAGAGTCTGGAAATCCACCGTGGTTTCACCTGGAGGTTGGCAATACAAAGCACGTACTTTGAAGGGGAACACGACTTACTGTGTATATTGTGTCATAAGGTCCAACAAGTGGGTGAGCAAAGGTGACGTCCTGGCGCAAAAAACAACGCAAGTACTTTGAATGCTAACTACGACACACAAAGGACAACAttatgtttagtttttttaaattaacataTTTGACAGAAGACGAACTCACTTGGTCATAGCCATTTTACCTACACTGGTGCTTGTCAAGTCCACTTGATTTAATCTTCGTTCTCCCCCCAGCTGATTCTGCCTGAGCCACTGTCAAGTTCGACAGTGACAAAAACCCGCTTCCGgtttattgttaaataaaagaTTAATTGTTGTTGCTCAACATGTTAGAGAATCTTTTGAAGACTAACCTAGCTTTATTTGAGTAattgaaaagaagaaaaatgtacatttaagttGTTCTTGTCAGtcctaaaataatataataaaatattacctCATGCGACTTTTATTTGAACAACAATGCCTGCTTGGAAGGACTATTCCAATCTAACTTGATGCAATCTTGTTCTAGCCCGCCTTCGTCAGCAGATCCCACGTCAATCTTTCTCAGTGGGAATTGGGAAAACACTTAGCGCTAGGTGGAGCGCCAGGTGGAGTTTGAAAGCCCGCATGAATCAACATTCAGTGTCATTACATTTATCATTAGAGTAAATTATTGCAGCAATGCTGTTATTTTTGCGTGTTTTTTCATGATTAAACCAATAAACCTAAACTTTTATCTTGACATTCTGGAATTGACCTGGTACTCTTTCTCAGAATACTTTGTACCTTCCTACAACCTGTAACTGTGCTGTGTAAAAGCAAGCAATATGATGTTCCACCACAAGAGGTCACTACTATTACACTGCATACCTTGTTTAtgcaatactgtacagtacttaaCAATATTAATCATCAGTGGctcatgcatgacatttgtATTCAGATCAGACAAACAATTATGTTTTCTTTCATCATCATTCCAAAACAAGTTTGTTGAATTAGCATTTATGTTTAGCATGGAAGCCATGTTAAATTAAGTAGTAGAAGTAGTGTTGTTTCTCTTACTAAATccttccatccatgcatttttgttttacattgttGGTCCTCCTTGGGGTCACACGtgtgctggaacctatcccaggtTATTTTCAGGTGAGAGGTAGGctacaccctcgactggtcaccagtcaatcacaggacacatactatatactgtagacaaacagccattcacactcacattcacaccttagagcagtggtgcccaaagtgcggcccggggccaTCTGTGGATCGTGACTCTTTCATTGTTGACCCACGGCACgttgtataaataaaattaaacactaaaaaaacagcaaaaatgggaaaaatagagcaaaaaggcacaacgtaaagaaaaaagctgaaatattgatattgatcattaatttaaaaaaaagctttagttgtaaataaatgtaaatggctttttttgtctttttataactaaataaaaaaaaatgctacatgCTAATCACTATGCCACTGTGCTGCCTCCTATGAAAGCCTACTGTCCGGATTTACTGAGAAATCGGATATTTTATCTGTGTAATTACGCATGCAACTTTTAATTGCAAGGTCAGTCACAGTCACTTATTCATGAGAATGTTTTGATGTACTGCTCCTTCATTTATTTTGCATCTCTTCACATTACGTATGCAGTGTCAAGTGTGCACACCTGATAAGGATCTTCAGAGTCACACAACACAAGCACTTCTGTTTTTTCAAGGCATCAGTAACCACTCGGACAGAGCACCAAAGAGCTGACAGCTTGACATCACTTATACCTAACCATGTCAGGTAACATTTTAGCAGacttttgtttaatatttttcaAATCTGTTAAAATTATTTTAGTTATGTTTGAAGGAAACATTAAAATTCAGCCTTttgttcaacaaaaaaaaaatctattgcTTATGTGCATGTTTCCAACCTTCTGTCTGCAGAGACAACTGCAGGGTATACTGTCACTGTGACCATGAAGACTGAATATGATTATGATGAGTACTTCGAAGGGAGTGACTATTATAGTCTTTGCGACAGTCGTGGCACGATGGACTTCAGCAGGATGTTCATCACTGTTCTCTACTCTTTGGTTTTCATTCTGGGCCTCATCGGTAAGTGTTAGTTAGATATGCTATCGACTACATACGATCTCAAAATGTTCACATGCAGgtcattttttcccttttctttcaAGGTAATGTTCTGGTGGTGTGTGTCCTGGTGAAACATCGCAACCAGACCACCTTGACAGATATCTGCCTTTTCAACTTGGCTCTGTCTGACCTGCTCTTCATCATCATGCTGCCACTCTACACCGACTACACTGTGGTCAAAAATTGGACCCATGGTGACCTTTTGTGCCATTTTGCAGGTGGCTTCCAGAGGACTGGCTTCTTCTGCAGCATCTTCATCCTGGTTGTCATGACGCTGGACCGCTACATGGTCATCATACATGGCACTAAGGTGGCAAAGTACCGCACCATGAGAACAGGGGTTGCTCTCACAGTGGTTGTGTGGTCGCTGAGCTTGTGCGTCTCCCTGCCTGCTTTTATTTTCACCAAAGAGACAAAGGAGCCTAATGGGCCTGGTTGCCGTTACGAGCCAGAGAACAAGGCCTGGAAGGTGTACAACATCTCAGCAAATAATATCTTGGGCTTGGTGCTTCCCTTAATGGTGATGATACTGTGTTACTCCAGAATCATCCCTGTCCTGATGAGGATAAGGAGTTCTAAGAAGCAACGTGTTGTCAAGTTGATAGTTTCTATCATGGTTGTCTTCTTCCTCTTATGGACACCATataacatttcacattttcttattttcctGCAATCTGACTACAATTTGATAGATGACTGTGACTCTATCCATAATGTGAAACTGTCACTAATAGTGAGTGAGACTCTTGCATTCACACACTGCTGCTGGAATCCCATCATATACGCTTTTGTGGGACAGAAATTCATAAGGCGTGTATACCTGCTGCTGAGTAGCTGGGTGCCTGGGATTAAACGTTCACGCAGGGATTCATCAAATAGTTTTTCCAGAAGGAGCTCTGCAGCATCCAGGTCGTCTGAATCGACTCTTACTATGTAGAGGGGACTACTCCATTACATCAAAGCCCTCTAAATATCTACTGTACCTCtaccctttaaaaataaaacctgTTCGGACTCACAGGTGATCAAAGTTGAGTTTGGGCGAGAagacctgaaatggttttcactccACAGATGTGCCTTGTCAGGGACAGTAGAATGATAGTAGAatgtcttgccttattaatggggttgggaccatcagttgtgttgggtgtgtccaaacttttggcatgTACTGCAAAATTatagagttcattttcatttattgtgtgattaattcattcatttattacattttgacAAACAAGAAAGTGTGCATAAAGcataaaaggtgaaaaaaaagatgaaaccgCACGACTTCACTATGGAAAACTAACAAATATTATTACAAACATTCAAAAATCAATTAGCCTAACCAATCTAATCAAATCATATTCAATTGTGTGTGTGAGCCGACAAAAATGTTTCCCATGTcatgtttgaaacaaaaagCGACATTTCTAAGAAAATCGCATGTCGCCTCCGTGCAGTGTGTAGGAAACAACACCTTCACTTGTCTTTTACCAGAAACGAGCTTTGCCACAGGGTTTGACTATAAAAAGTGAGCAAGACATGTCAACAGGATGACGTGCAAGCCTGACACAAGAGAGCACACGACTTGAGGAGCACTGATTTTGgtaatttacattttacttttCTAAAAACAGAATTGGATTCACTCACaatcttcacaaaaagctttgtAGCAGTTGTGTATGCcaatgcatgtgtgtatgtgtgtggtcaAACCATGTCAGCAACAGGAAGTGAGGGTCGCACGGCTGCCAAAGTTGTGGCTCAGTGGTCTCAAACAGTGAAGCCTCATGTGCTAACACAAAAAACTAAGACCACATGAGTGTAGATAGAGTTTACAAAACAGATATGTGTTTCCTGTTCAAACCTCATGTTGTTGGTGTTATAAGGCTGACGATACAGCGGCTTTTTGTGTTAAAGTAAGCTAtagaggattaaaaaaaaatgtcaccccaGACGCTTTGTTGCAGAAGTGTTTCAGTGATGACtcatatgatgatgataaagtTCAAATGAAAGGGCAGAAAAGTCCAGCATATTTTACACAAAGTTTACCTTGAGTTTCTTTGTTTGCATATGACAGTATGAACcaacacacagaaatgtcacaGAGGAATGTCGCATCCTCATGGTTGAAAAGAGTGAGACATGATCATGCTTGTACTTCGTATATTTGTTATTTAAAGTGGTGTCATaacaaaaagcagaaaaggTTCCGTTTGGAGTTCTTATACAATGATAAATTAATGTCTTTTCTACTTTTACCATTAAAACTATATGTTTAAAAGGGCGTGGAGCATGGGGAAGTTTATATTTTGTGATTGAACATCTGCTGCTGTCATGTTGCTGTTGTGGTTTCATTTTGAATATTTGTGATATATTTTGGACGAAATCACGTTTTCAGTCTCTTCACGTCCACAAAAGCTCCATTAGTAATTAtcgtttacattttgcacaaatCAGCCTTTTCCTTGTTTTACTTCTGCTCACACAGATTTATGGACGCAACGGAGAACAAGACTTTCAGTTACTCAGACATGTATGATGAATATTACGATCCCAATTCCACAAACGATGGTGATGGAAGTCTACAGCACTCTAATGAATCCATGGCCTTACGGGTTAACCTCTGCATCCTGTTCTTTTGTGGTTTGCTGGGTAcgttcaaaaaatgtaatatgtcGTGATAAACATTTGTAATGCAGGCATTTAGGTGTAAATGAGCATAAACGCTTAGCAGTTCATCTCaattaaaacaaacacagaaaaatacaaatttactCCACAGGCAACACTGCTGTTCTGTGGATTCTCCATCGCTTCATCAAGCTGAAGACGCTAACTGACATATGTCTCCTCAACCTGGCTCTGTCCGACCTGGCTCTGGCTGTATCTCTCCTTCTGTGGGCGTATAATTCCCAGAACCTTGCAGTATGCAAACTCACTACGGGAGTCTATCAGGTGGGACCTTTTTACAGATACACCGATGATACGCGGAAGAAAAGACAGGTAGATCCACCATAAAACACAGTGTATGCTCTGAACGTTTTTCCTGAACGTATCACATAACTCTACAGAGGTTGTGGAACTGATACTTTTTGCGGGTAGGGTGTTCCACACAGAAATATTTAtacttaattaaaataataggttttaatataataataataacaatattataCTTGCCATAATATAATTAT
It contains:
- the LOC129185189 gene encoding C-C chemokine receptor type 1-like, which gives rise to MSETTAGYTVTVTMKTEYDYDEYFEGSDYYSLCDSRGTMDFSRMFITVLYSLVFILGLIGNVLVVCVLVKHRNQTTLTDICLFNLALSDLLFIIMLPLYTDYTVVKNWTHGDLLCHFAGGFQRTGFFCSIFILVVMTLDRYMVIIHGTKVAKYRTMRTGVALTVVVWSLSLCVSLPAFIFTKETKEPNGPGCRYEPENKAWKVYNISANNILGLVLPLMVMILCYSRIIPVLMRIRSSKKQRVVKLIVSIMVVFFLLWTPYNISHFLIFLQSDYNLIDDCDSIHNVKLSLIVSETLAFTHCCWNPIIYAFVGQKFIRRVYLLLSSWVPGIKRSRRDSSNSFSRRSSAASRSSESTLTM